One window from the genome of Engraulis encrasicolus isolate BLACKSEA-1 chromosome 16, IST_EnEncr_1.0, whole genome shotgun sequence encodes:
- the LOC134466234 gene encoding uncharacterized protein LOC134466234, with product MYEGEDDIWDLLRFKDFKATVLGHFMKEAVWMLLDLTVDLLPKGKRSVAADRLSYPKMQGPHNDMAKELLVGGLYYSVVDFTPQAIEMADRQRAFRALPFSGMDSDEKKQECISVLKPTTTSSDSDSDTPLSSSSSSSRSRSSSINLSSSQETVAALDMALSEAQPKSTKLTWRKRIFSCCRRTRNAEAPYAVGVKSDVPAAAQNIRRRPSFASRVASGLSKLFCCCRRQ from the exons ATGTATGAAGGGGAGGATGACATCTGGGATCTACTCCGATTCAAAGACTTCAAGGCCACCGTCCTGGGCCACTTCATGAAAGAGGCCGTCTGGATGCTGCTGGATCTGACTGTTGATTTGCTGCCCAAGGGCAAGAGATCAGTGGCTGCTGACAGGCTGTCCTACCCCAAG ATGCAAGGCCCACATAATGACATGGCCAAGGAGCTCTTGGTGGGTGGATTATACTATAGTGTAGTCGATTTCACACCTCAGGCCATAGAGATGGCGGACAGGCAAAGAG CCTTCCGTGCACTTCCATTCAGTGGAATGGACAGTGATGAGAAAAAGCAGGAGTGTATCTCTGTCCTGAAGCCCACCACAACATCCAGCGATAGTGACAGTGACACacccctcagcagcagcagcagcagcagcaggagcaggagcagcagcatcaACCTCTCCTCATCACAGGAGACTGTTGCAGCTCTAGACATGGCACTCAGTGAG GCCCAGCCAAAGTCCACAAAACTGACTTGGAGGAAAAGGATCTTTTCCTGCTGCCGGAGGACTAGA AATGCTGAGGCCCCTTATGCAG tGGGAGTGAAGTCTGATGTCCCTGCGGCAGCACAGAATATCAGGAGGAGGCCATCATTCGCATCAAGGGTGGCCTCAGGGCTGTCCAAGCTCTTCTGTTGCTGCAGGCGTCAGTAG